Genomic segment of Arachis hypogaea cultivar Tifrunner chromosome 11, arahy.Tifrunner.gnm2.J5K5, whole genome shotgun sequence:
TTGGAAATCTTTGTATCTCGTTAATGATCAATCTGCTAGTTTCTTTAACATGGCTTTTTTTCATTACGAGAGACAAGctgtaaaaagaaaaacaaatttttatttcaaCATTCAACAAAACTCCTCCTACTCATGCAGCATCATGAGCCTTAGGAACTTCGCATACAGAACTAAATTTCGGATATCTGCTATATGACTATAAAACTACGTACTAATACACCCAATACCCAATATTGCTTCAAGTACCAACTATCTTAAACATTGAAATAGCGTGAATTGGTGTCAACTTGGATTGGCAGAAGCTCTGCCACACCTCCAGCTTCTGTTCCTTGTCCTTGGTGAGTGCCTCATACATTGAAGTGGCGATACTCCGAGCCGCATCTCTCGCCTCAGGCAATCTATCGTTCAGTAAATCAGCTGCCACTTTAATCAGTTCTGCCAACCAAGATTCATCCATTTCTCCAAGCCCCTCCTGCATCAAATCAAACTCACACCCCTTAGGAACAAGGCAAAAACACCACTGAAAATAAGCAGCACAAGGAAGCAGCAACTTATACCATCTTGGAGACGCATTTGGAGAGTGATATGGCAGCCTTGGCCCTGACTCGGAGGTTTGCATGGCTAACATATGCTCGGAGTTTCTGAAAGAGAGGAAGAGGGGTCATGGAGTCCACCATTGAGCCGAGTGCCTTGTCTGCTTCTTCACACACAAACCGTTTATCCTGCGATGCTTTCAGCAGCAGCTGCAGTAGCTGTTGGAATTCGAACAATGAGATAAAATTCAATCTCTTAATCAACTGAGTGAAACCAAAACCATGAAACAAGAAAACATGATCAAGAATGAAAGAAAGAGGAAGTGAGTCCACACACACCATGCCATCAAATGCCTCAGAGGTAGAAGGGTCAAGCAACTTGTCGCCAAAGGCGTTGAAGACATCGGAAGCAGCCATAATA
This window contains:
- the LOC112723086 gene encoding uncharacterized protein; protein product: MPLRPIDNALPTTSPQHRPKKQPKISVPIKNQQCLSENDPNKVPLPSSGDATIDYISSENLVPISDPEDKIKSLVEELESKNWTNVCESLNDVRRFALFHSSLLFPILGKVVLVVAKTMKNPRSALCKTSIMAASDVFNAFGDKLLDPSTSEAFDGMLLQLLLKASQDKRFVCEEADKALGSMVDSMTPLPLFQKLRAYVSHANLRVRAKAAISLSKCVSKMEGLGEMDESWLAELIKVAADLLNDRLPEARDAARSIATSMYEALTKDKEQKLEVWQSFCQSKLTPIHAISMFKIVGT